Proteins found in one Tamandua tetradactyla isolate mTamTet1 chromosome 3, mTamTet1.pri, whole genome shotgun sequence genomic segment:
- the AP1S3 gene encoding AP-1 complex subunit sigma-3: MIHFILLFSRQGKLRLQKWYTTLPDRERKKITREIVQIILSRGQRTSSFVDWKELKLVYKRYASLYFCCAVENQDNELLTLEIVHRYVELLDKYFGNVCELDIIFNFEKAYFILDEFIIGGEIQETSKKSAVKAIEDSDMLQETMEEYMNKPTF, translated from the exons ATACATTTCATATTGCTCTTCAGCCGCCAAGGGAAATTAAGGTTGCAGAAATGGTACACCACCCTCCCtgacagagagaggaagaagatcACCCGGGAAATTGTCCAGATCATTCTCTCTCGTGGGCAGAGGACAAGCAGTTTTGTGGATTGGAAGGAGCTAAAGCTTGTTTATAAAAG gtATGCTAGTTTATATTTTTGCTGTGCAGTAGAAAATCAGGACAATGAGCTCTTGACACTAGAGATTGTGCATCGTTATGTGGAGTTACTGGACAAATACTTTGGAAAT GTCTGTGAGCTGGATATtatctttaattttgaaaaggcATATTTTATCCTTGACGAGTTTATAATAGGTGGAGAAATTCAGGAGACATCCAAGAAATCTGCTGTCAAAGCCATTGAAGACTCTGATATGTTACAGGAG ACAATGGAAGAATACATGAACAAGCCTACATTTTAA